CTCTTGAATCTTGGTCCTAGCGCTGAACTGCTCGGCCATGGTCCATTTCGGATTGAAACCGATCGCGGCAATCTCTTCGGAAAGTCGCTGGCGCATGCCGGCCACGTAAATCATGCCGTCCGGAAACCCTTGTTCGGAAATTCTCACGACAGATACCCCCGCGACGGAGCCGGTGTTATTTCTTTAACGCCAATCGCAATCATACTCAATCGAAAGTTTCGCTATCCTTGTGGCGGATAGGGAGCCAAACTATTTTGGTCGGCCGGTCGCAGTCGTAGCAGTCGACGTACATCAATCGGCTGTCGCCTTGGTCGCGCGATCCGAAGCTGCGAATATTCGGTGAGCCACACCAACCGCAGCCCGCTGAGAAAAGTTCTAGCGCGGCGAAGTCTTCTTGCTTCCGGCGCGTGCGTGTTCGTCGCGGTGTCGGCTTCGCTCTTGCCATGATTTAGCGATCTCCGTGCGCCCGGTTCAATCCGCGACGGATAAAATATTCGTCCGCCGTTTCGTAACCGTCGCAGTGGTGGTATTCCGACGGCGGTTCGGCCGATGTCTCGGGCATACCGTCGTCGCCGGTCGTGCGCCGGCGGGCGTCTGCCGGCAGCAGATCGAACGCCCATGCAGCCCACAACGGTTGGCCTGGATGCAGCTTCGCATACTTGCCGCTCTTCAACTCCGGTCCGATCGCTTCCCACAATTCGCGAAGTTCATCGTCCGATAGTGGCGGCTCACCTTGCCGAACCCTCGGGTACCAATGCCCGGTTTCAAGCCGTATCCGGGCTTGCGGAGTATCGAAGTCGCCACCGCTTTTTTTTCGAACTAGCTTGGTCATTTTGATTCCTTTTGGGCTTAGTCGGGCTCGGATAAGCCGATCTCGCGGCATAGCAAACGAAAAGTATTCGCCGATTGCCGCTCGGTGGCCAGGGACGGATTTTCGCGCAGAATGCCGAACCGGTCGGGCGCGAGCGTGCCGCGGCTCGAAATATCCGCTCGGGCTGCGTGTGCTCGGTCCAACATTGAACAGGCTGATTCGAGCAACTGGTACTGGTGATCGCTCGTGAAACTGAATTCATCCAACACCTTTTTCCAGAATGCTTTACCCGGCTTGCCTAGACTCCGCGGCGTCGATCGTGGTTTTTTCGCTGGCATGGTCAATCCCCGAAACTCGGTCTATAAAAGTTAAAAATCCGGACAAAAAATGCGGGGCGGTAAGCGAACGGTTCGCATAGCGCGGCTGTAGACTTTTTGCCTACCCCTCCACTGCCTGCGGCGGCCCGGCTCGTGCGTAGTCGCGCTGCTGGTCGTGGTGATCGGTCGTCATGCGTTGTTTTCCTCTAAAAAGCGCCTAATCGGAGATACTTGGCTCTCTTGGCATTGTTCGTGTTTTTTGGGTGTATTACTTGGCAGCCTTGCGGGGGAAGATTGCCAAGATTGCCAAGTTAGCCAAGTAGTTCTTGTTGTGCGGCACACTTGGCAGCCTTACTCGTTAGCGTCGGTTTCGGGCATCTTCCAGAACCACTTGCCGGGGGCCGTTGGACGGAATGAAACCACTCCAAGCGATTTTTTCGCGCGGCTAAGAGTTCTTGCGGATATGTCGGCAGATTGCTTTGCCTCTTCGGTGACTTCATCAGCCAGACGCGGGCCGGCCGCGAGAGCTTCCCTCAAAAACTCAATCGCCTCGTCGCGCTCTTCCGGTGCAGGCCCACGACGCCGTTGCGGTGCGAGAACATCGTCTGCCGATTGCGAAACTGCATCGGCGAACCACTCGACGCACGGTTGACCGGATGATTCGGCAAATCGTGTGCAGAGCCGGTACGCCAGTCCGGTGCGGTCATTCCCGATATTGTTTTTGACCGGCAGGAATAGCCGTCGGCTCCCTGATGAATCTTCTGGATCGCTTGCCACCGCCCACACCGCGCGAGCAGCCGCGGCAAAAGCCAGCGAGCCCATCGTCCTATGCACGGCGCGCCCTTCGCTCTTTCGTAGATGCGTGATCGCCAGAACAGCGAAACCTCTTTTTGCCGCCATCGTCGCCAGCGGGGCCAATACGCCTCGCACTTCGGCATCTTTGTGTGAATCTGCGCCGCCCATGTAGGCCGACACCGGATCGACCACGACGAGCTTACAATTTGGCATTCTCTCGATCGCTTGTTCGAGAATTGGCAGGTCGCGCTGCAGGTCGATGCTGCGTTCACGGTCGCCGAGATCATCTCGAAATTGAACGCCTTGGACGGCGACGATCTTGCTAACATCAGCGCCAGCGGCATCGAGTCGCGGCCGGATCGTGTCCTCTAAGTCGTCTTCGGCTGACAGGATGACGACGCCACCTTTCGGAGCGTGATCTCCGCAATCGGGCCACTTGGCCCCGTTCGAGACTCGGCTCGCGATGTCCAAGGAAAGAAACGATTTCCCTAATCCGGGGTCGCCGGAAACAAGTGTGAGCTTGCCGAGTGCGATTCGGCCATGCCACAACCAGTGGACCGGCTTGGCCACAACATCGCCCATGTTCACGACAATGGCCGATGCGCCGGCTGTCTCTTCCGCTTTCGAGCCGCATTTGATTTCCTCGAGCGCCTCTTGGGCTCGCGCAGCAATGCCTGCGGCCGATTCGCCGTTCGCACTGGCGACCAGCATGTCCTCCGCAATCAATCGCGTACGGCGCTTGCCGGCGTGTTCGCGGGTGATCGCCACATAGTGAAGCCAATTCGCCGCTAGCGCTTCGGATTGGAGGACGCAGGCAATAATTGGTCCGGCATCGGTCGGGTCGCTGCAATGCTTCGCGAGCTCGTGGCGAACCAGCGGCACGTCGATTGCGCCAGTGGTGTAGCAATTTCGGATCGCGAGCCATAGCCGTTGATGGTCGGGCAGGGAAAACAAATCGGCCCGGACATGCGCGTCAAGCAACTCCGGCATCAGCTTCGGCTCAACCAACACACAGGCTAACAGGCAAGCCTCCGTCTTCGTGTCGGATGGTGGAGAACTGTCAAGAATCTCTCGCGGTCGGCGGGTCATTCGACACCCCCGTCGAATGGCAATTCGGCCTGGGTGCGGACGACGATGCCGGGCTCGATGAACCGCTCCGCTCGCCAGGGCGGCAGCAATGCCCAATGCGGGAGGCTCGCGCGGATTTCCGCCACCTTTGCGGCGATGCGTTCGCGTCGTGCGACTTCGTCTTCGCGAGATAGATGGTGGTCAGCCGGTTCCGGCGGCTTGTGTTCTTTCCCTGAACGTGGTAACATTGGTTCTCCGTGCATTACGAAACACCGGGCTGCCAACCAAGCAAAGCCCGGTGTTTTCGTTGGGCTAGATTCCTGCCGCCGCGAGCGCCGCCTCGGCCTTTGATATTTCCCGTTCGCGTTTCGATGGCGAACGGATCGACGGCGCATCATTGCCGCCGTGCTGCTCGGCGAACCGCGCTAGCGCTTCGACCGATGTATAGACTTTGCCGCCGATGGTGATGGATTCGAGCCGGCGGCCGCGAACGCCCTTGGTGCGCCATCGCCAGAGGGTGCAGAGGCTCGGCCGATCTGGCAGAAGCTTCGGTGCGTCGTTCAACGCAACGAGCTTTTCGGATGAAATGTCGATCATGGTATCGCTCGCATGTGTCTGAATGAATCAGCAACAATGCGAACTATACGGGACGCTTGGTTGCAAACCGGTTGCAAAAAATGCAACTAATTTGCAACCGGAACATTGGAGCGGCAGATATGCTCGCCCGTACACTCCCAACTGATTGGAATACCGAAATCAGCTAGGGCATTGTTCAGCCTCGCAACTTGGCTCTTGATCGTCCCTGCCGGGGTACACTCGTCTCCCCAAACTGCCGCGCCGATTTGATCGAACGGCACCATTTCCGAGTTCCAAACTTCCCGCACTAGTTCCCATGACTTTTTCGCGAGCGAGTAGGCGCGCCCGCGCCAGAAAAACACACGCTCGCCCTCGCCTGGGCCGTCCGGCTGTTCGCCGGATGTCCGCTTTGAAGAGTTCTTGGCCGGCGGACTGCTCAGCAGCCGTGACTCGATTTCATTCATCGCGGCCGTAATCAAAAACTTGGCCCGCGAGAGGGTGGAGTCGAGTTCGTTTTGCGGCGGAATTCGTTCTGCATTCCAGTCGGTGTGCCAAACATTGACGGCAGCGTAAACGTCGAGAATCGCTGTCGGGTCGATCGCTGGAAACTTCCGAGCCATCCAAGAACAAATCCGTTGTGTGTAATACTCGAAGTCCTTGGGCTCGCCGTTGCCTTCGCGGGATTGTGGAAATACCTTGCGGTGCGGCTCGTCCCGATTGAGGTCGATGTCCTCGACTTCGCTGCGGGCGGTTTCCCCCCACTCGGCAATTGCACGCCATGTGTACCGGTCGTCGTCGCTTGCAAACCACGGCATATTTCACCTGTTGGTTGAGCCGGGCCGTCCAACCGCCGCGCAGCCAGGTGAGAACTGCGCGACGGTCGGACTGAACGGGAGCTACCCGTTAAACCCGACGAGTTTTGAGTTTAACCGATTCTCCACATAACCTCGATTGCTCTTGCGTGATCGACTTCG
This genomic window from Pirellulales bacterium contains:
- a CDS encoding AAA family ATPase → MTRRPREILDSSPPSDTKTEACLLACVLVEPKLMPELLDAHVRADLFSLPDHQRLWLAIRNCYTTGAIDVPLVRHELAKHCSDPTDAGPIIACVLQSEALAANWLHYVAITREHAGKRRTRLIAEDMLVASANGESAAGIAARAQEALEEIKCGSKAEETAGASAIVVNMGDVVAKPVHWLWHGRIALGKLTLVSGDPGLGKSFLSLDIASRVSNGAKWPDCGDHAPKGGVVILSAEDDLEDTIRPRLDAAGADVSKIVAVQGVQFRDDLGDRERSIDLQRDLPILEQAIERMPNCKLVVVDPVSAYMGGADSHKDAEVRGVLAPLATMAAKRGFAVLAITHLRKSEGRAVHRTMGSLAFAAAARAVWAVASDPEDSSGSRRLFLPVKNNIGNDRTGLAYRLCTRFAESSGQPCVEWFADAVSQSADDVLAPQRRRGPAPEERDEAIEFLREALAAGPRLADEVTEEAKQSADISARTLSRAKKSLGVVSFRPTAPGKWFWKMPETDANE
- a CDS encoding DUF1580 domain-containing protein, giving the protein MIDISSEKLVALNDAPKLLPDRPSLCTLWRWRTKGVRGRRLESITIGGKVYTSVEALARFAEQHGGNDAPSIRSPSKREREISKAEAALAAAGI